A region of Haliotis asinina isolate JCU_RB_2024 chromosome 7, JCU_Hal_asi_v2, whole genome shotgun sequence DNA encodes the following proteins:
- the LOC137290862 gene encoding uncharacterized protein: protein MPPSGVTAPPPERLYPDLTQFYFSEGLQFGPQDTPVEPTSPYQTLLRPDYPLYPELTQLNITEEEVREIDPDYPTDNSNEDVEVISCIAPDYDLEDVRQVNYTVRVNLNKVERKVLNDKTFEFLPSAIHPKAQHEFHSWMKWRTQVNKQLVAMILIKHGKKVIVRSSELERKPLSTNTIRSVIDNAHSCQRLAQTGLPGKPYIMYGIPRVQLSGRTHQVCM from the coding sequence ATGCCGCCTTCAGGAGTGACAGCCCCTCCCCCGGAGAGACTCTACCCAGATCTGACCCAGTTCTACTTCAGTGAGGGGCTACAGTTCGGCCCTCAGGACACCCCAGTGGAACCCACCTCCCCTTACCAAACCCTGCTGCGCCCAGACTACCCCTTGTACCCGGAACTAACACAGCTAAACATCACAGAGGAGGAGGTTCGGGAAATAGACCCAGACTACCCGACGGATAACTCCAACGAGGATGTAGAAGTCATCAGCTGTATTGCTCCTGATTATGACCTTGAGGATGTCAGACAGGTGAACTACACTGTGAGGGTCAATCTGAACAAAGTAGAAAGGAAGGTTCTCAATGATAAGACATTCGAATTCCTTCCTTCAGCTATACACCCCAAGGCTCAGCATGAGTTTCATTCGTGGATGAAGTGGCGCACCCAGGTCAACAAGCAGCTCGTCGCCATGATCCTTATCAAACATGGTAAGAAGGTCATTGTGAGGTCTTCAGAGCTGGAAAGGAAACCTCTGTCTACCAATACCATCAGATCCGTCATAGATAATGCTCATTCTTGTCAAAGACTTGCTCAGACAGGCCTGCCAGGAAAACCCTACATCATGtacgggataccacgggtccagCTATCCGGCAGAACACATCAGGTATGCATGTAG